Genomic DNA from Prunus persica cultivar Lovell chromosome G1, Prunus_persica_NCBIv2, whole genome shotgun sequence:
ATCACATggcaacagaaaaaaaaaaattcaaatgagtGGGCTGACGCCAGCCTGGCGTCAGCGATGACATCAACCCAAAACTCGAGCTCGTGCTTGGGCTGAACTCCCCCTCGAGCCAGCCCAAGGTCGTGGCCCCCACCTCCTGCCCAGGCAAACCTTCGCTGCTGGAAACATGATTTGAACTGCTCTTATACCCAAGCAAGTTGAAGTATTCctccctttatttatttatttatttttttaagaaaagagaaatatattaGTACTGTCTATTTTGCCACATGGTAGGAAAGTCCCCAcctaagtttttctctttcgtGTTTATCTCCTAGCAtgttggatatatatatatatatatcagtagTGAAAAAAATGCTCATGTCCTCTAAACAATTGTGCCAAAAATTAACGgctggaagaagaaagagagagatggattTCTTGAGTTGTGTACTATTATGTCTAATGGTTGCCTGGATCGTAATCCAAGCCCTCCAAAATTCATTTGCAAGAAGAATTCCCACAAACCTTCCACCTGGACCAAAGCCATTTCCTTTGATTGGAAATCTCCTAGAGCTTGGAAACAAACCCCACATCTCACTAACCAAGCTTTCAAAACGCTATGGCCCCATTATGACTTTACAACTCGGCCAACTAACAACAGTTGTAGTTTCTTCATCCATCGTCGCCAAACAAGTCCTCCGAACCTATGACCGATTCTTTTGCAACCGAACGAACGCAGATGCACTCCAAGCCTGCAGCCATGCCAAGCACGGCATGCCCTTCATACCTGTTTCAGCTAAATGGAGAAACCTTCGCAGAATATGCAACTCCCAATTGTTCGCCACCAAAGTTCTCAACGCCAACCAAGCCAACCGTCAACTAAAAGTGCAAGAGCTCATAGCTGATGTCAGCGAAAGCGTGGTAAAAGGTAAGGCAGTTGAAGTTGGAAGGGCTGCTTTCTTAACTACCCTCAATTTGCTGTCACGTACTGTCTTCTCTGTGGATCTAGCGGACCCGAAAAGTGAGACGGCTAGAGAGTTCAAGGAGTTGGTGTGGGGTATCATGGAAGAGGTCGGGAAACCAAACTTGGCTGACTATTTTCCTGTGCTTAAGAAGATTGATCCCATGGGGATACGGCGCCGTTTGACCAAGCACTTCCGGAAGATGATTGACCTCTTTGACCGCTTGATCTTCCAAAGGTTGGAAACAAGAAAATCACATGATTATGTCACAGCCAATGATATGTTGGATACTCTTATAAACATGAgtgaagagaaaaatgaggATATGGACATTCCTGAAACTCATCATTTGTTTCTGGTTAGTTATGGATATAGCTTTCCTACATATACTAATTGCTAATTAGAGTGTATCTTTTTGTGATTATTAaggttgtttttggttttgtttataCCATCTAAACTGACTTAAAGACGGTTGAGATAGTACACGTAGTTTTATTAGTTcattattatacatatatgctAGCTCCGATTAATTTTCTGACTAAGTAATCAGCCATTTGGTGAATAATATAGGATTTATTTGTTGCGGCCACAGAAACAACCTCAGCCACATTGGAATGGGCAATGGCTGAGCTACTATGCAACCCTGAAAAACTGTCAAAAGCTCAAGAGGAGCTAGAACAAGTAATTGGGAAAGGGAAACCAGTTGAGGAAACAGACACTGCTCGACTTCCTTACTTACAAGCAATAATCAAAGAGACCTTTCGGTTGCACCCAGCTCTTCCGTTTCTTCTCCCCCGCAAAGCCGAAGCAGACCTGGAAATCTGCGGGTATTTTGTACCCAAGGGTGCACAAGTGTTGGTCAATGCATGGGCCATAGGCAGAGACCCTGGCTTTTGGGACAACCCGGCCTCATTTATCCCAGAGAGGTTCTTGGGATTGGATATGGATGTCGCTGGCGGAAGCTTTGAGCTTATCCCGTTTGGTGGTGGGAGGAGAATATGTCCTGGCTTGCCCTTGGCAATGAGAATGTTGAACTTGATGTTGGGTTCACTTCTTAACTCGTTCCATAATTGGAAGCTTGAAGATGGAGTTGTACCAGAAAACATGAACATGGAAGAGAAGTTTGGCATCACTTTGCAAATGGCTCAGCCTCTGAGAGCTGCTGCCATGGCCGTGCCATAAAATATCCTACTAGCTATTTGTTTTTACCTAAGTTAATATGTtgtgaaattgaataaaaactaTTCATGCCATGGAATAAAAACTATTCATGCCATGGATACTCTCACAAGTTCCTCCAAATAGGTTGTGTCCATTTTCTTGCCATGGAATAAAAATTGCATATTTAACTTTCAGTTGTCCATTTTTTCTTATGCTCATCTGGAATGGATTTTGTTTACTCAACGTTGTTTTAACTTCTAGTTTCAGGTTTTCTTCTTCGTGTAGAGCattcattttattataatagatTACAAAACCCAATCTGAttttaaacaataaaattattgCCAATAATGAACCATTTgtttgaaagaagaaaattattggCAATAATTAATAGTTTTAGGTGGGTCGAGATGACATAtgggagaagaaaataatggaaGGAAACAACAAAGTAAGATCCATTTGTTAATCAAAGAGTTTTTGCTGTTCACAGTCGCTTAAGGCAACTGCGAAATCAAACTCTCTCTTTATTtgaaaaacttcaaatttttcGCTTTCGTACCAACTAGAGATTATAACGACCTTTCGAACAATAAATCGAGCGAAGAACAATTCCAACCATTGCATTtcttgctaaaatatgaaacctaacttgagaatatttgtttgtaggaattttttatgtattcttctccttgtaggagatcatatttataatacaacgaaactttaatgggcaagtaaataataaattcatatttctatttacagtaggaaatcaggaattaaagtaaatcaattacaattataataagaATTCTTGGTATGAAAAGAAAGTAAGTCAGTGGTCCACAAGACACGCCAACACTCTCTCTCACGTTGGTACATAGATGTCgtcaatgcccaactgatccagtgaattgtggaatgctttactggaaattgcCAATTTGGCGTCAGCATTGACATCAGCCCAAAACTCGGGTTCGCGCTCGGGCTGAACTCCCTCCTGGGCCTACCCAGGTTCGTGGCCCCCACCTCCTACCCGGGCAAGCCTTTGCTGCTAGAAACGTAATTTGGGCTCAAAACGCTCCCAGCCCGCCCCCTAACTTCTCCACTGAAACTGCTCTTATACCCAAGCAAGTTCAAGTATTCctccctttatttatttatttttttaagaaaagagATATATATTATTACTGTCTATTTTGCCACATGGTAGGAAAGTCCCCAcctaagtttttctctttcgtGTTTATCTCCTAGCATgtaggatatatatatatatatatatatatattattgaaaaaatatgCTCATGTCCTCTAAACAATTGTGCCAAAAATTAACGcctggaagaagaaagagaaagatggaTTTCTTGAGTTGTGTACTATTATGTCTAATGGTTGCCTGGATCGTAATCCAAGCCCTCCAAAATTCATTTGCAAGAAGAATTCCCACAAACCTTCCACCTGGACCAAAGCCATTTCCTTTGATTGGAAATCTCCTAGAGCTTGGAAACAAACCCCACATCTCTCTAACCAAGCTTTCAAAACGCTATGGCCCCACTATGACTTTACAACTCGGCCAAATAACAACAGTTATAGTTTCTTCATCCGCCGTAGCCAAACAAGTCCTCCGCACCCACGACCAATTCTTCTGCAACCGAACTATCCCGGATGCAGTCCAAGCCTGCAAGCATGCCAAGTATGGCATGCCGTGGCTGACGGTTTCCTCCACGTGGAGAAACCTCCGCAAAATATGCAACTCCCAGCTTTTCGCGGCTAAAGTTCTCGACGCCAATCAGGCCAACCGTCACCTAAAAGTGCAGGAGCTCATAGCTGACGTTAAGGAAAGCGTTGTGAAAGGTAAGGCGGCTGAAGTTGGAAGGGCTGCTTTCAAAACTACGCTCAATTTGATGTCACGGACTGTGTTCTCTGTGGATTTAGCGGACCCGAACAGTGAGAGGGCTAGAGAGTTCAAGGAGTTGGTGTGGAGTATTATGGAGGAGGCTGGGAAGCCAAACTTGGCTGACTATTTTCCTGTGCTTAAGAAGATTGATCCCATGGGGATACGGCGCCGTTTGGGCAAGCACTTCCAGAAGATGATTGATCTTTTTGACCGCATGATCGTCCAAAGGTTAGAATCAAGGAAGTCACGTGATTATGTCACAGGGAATGAATGTTGGATACTCTTATAAACATGAGCGAAGAGAAAAATGAGGATATGGACATGGCTGAAACTCAACATTTGTTTCTGGTTAGTTATTGCTACTCTAGctctattaattaattgataattaaattgcttagatattataattataactTATTGCTAGATTGTGTACCATCTTAATTGATCATTTtaaaagagtgctgctaaatgaatcttaaaattaactgagtacactctatgatctaagtacatcttaatatttaaatcaaaatataaaattaactaagtacaccttatttaactaccaaaaatactcattgtacaccctaatacactCTATctcgtccaaaaaaaaaaaaaaaaccaacaacatTCATCGATCTCCCTATGATCCCCTTTTCTCCATAC
This window encodes:
- the LOC18791921 gene encoding geraniol 8-hydroxylase codes for the protein MLMSSKQLCQKLTAGRRKREMDFLSCVLLCLMVAWIVIQALQNSFARRIPTNLPPGPKPFPLIGNLLELGNKPHISLTKLSKRYGPIMTLQLGQLTTVVVSSSIVAKQVLRTYDRFFCNRTNADALQACSHAKHGMPFIPVSAKWRNLRRICNSQLFATKVLNANQANRQLKVQELIADVSESVVKGKAVEVGRAAFLTTLNLLSRTVFSVDLADPKSETAREFKELVWGIMEEVGKPNLADYFPVLKKIDPMGIRRRLTKHFRKMIDLFDRLIFQRLETRKSHDYVTANDMLDTLINMSEEKNEDMDIPETHHLFLDLFVAATETTSATLEWAMAELLCNPEKLSKAQEELEQVIGKGKPVEETDTARLPYLQAIIKETFRLHPALPFLLPRKAEADLEICGYFVPKGAQVLVNAWAIGRDPGFWDNPASFIPERFLGLDMDVAGGSFELIPFGGGRRICPGLPLAMRMLNLMLGSLLNSFHNWKLEDGVVPENMNMEEKFGITLQMAQPLRAAAMAVP